The genomic segment AACGGGGAGCGTACCAGCCGCCGGGGAAGAAGCGCCAAGAGAATTCCAAAGGGAATGCATAGGACGGTGGCGACTCCCACGTCATAGGCGAATCCGAGGGTGAAGCTATGGAGAAGAGTCAGCGGGGACCACTGCGCGCCGCTGGCGGTGGATACGGCCAGCACCAGCCGCAGCAGCGTGAACACGACAAGGCACGCGGCCCAAAGACTGGCCACGATGCGGTAGCGGCCTTGAAGGAGCGAACGCGGAAAGGACAGAAGAAAATGGGTCATTGGGTACGGCTCCGGCGCGGACTACTGTTTCGGAAATTGGATACGCACGACGAGCCCGGATCCAGTGGCCGGCTCGTGCAATGTGACGGTGGCGCCGTGGCGTTGCGCCACGTTCTTGACGATGGCTAGGCCGATGCCGCTGCCGGTTTCCCCGTCCACCGAGGCGGATTCGCCGCGATAAAAGCGGTCGAATACACGCTCGCGCTCGGCTTCGGGAATGCCTGGGCCGCTATCGGTGACTTCGACCCTCGGGCCTTCTTCGGTAGCCATCACCGATAAATCTATCCTGCCTCCCGGCGGAGTATAGCGAACCGCATTCCCAACCACATTGCCAATCATGGCTAGCAAAGCCTCCGTGTCACCCATCACGCTCACCTTATCGGCGCGAACGACCCCCAGATCCACGGATTTTTTTTGGGCGATACCGGCATGCTCCACCGCAGCTTGCCGCACGAGTTGGCCGAGGTCGGTTGGTTTACCCTGCCGCACGTAAACCCCGGGCTCGTTGCGCGCGAGGGTGAGCAATTGATTGACAAGGTGGATGCCCCGGCGCAGCCCTGACTTGAGAAATTCGAAAGCCTGCCCTCTTGCCACATCGTCCGGGGCGCGTTCGGCGAGCTGAACCTGAAGCTGCAATGCGGTCAAGGGGGTGCGAAGCTCGTGGGCCGCGTCCGCCGTGAAGGCCCGCTGCGCTTCCAGGGCGTGGCTCAACCGGCCTAACAAATGATTCAGTTCGCTCACCAGGGGCTGCAACTCGTCCGGGAGTTCTTGCTCGGAGAGCGGCGCCAGCGACGTGTGATCGCGTTG from the Betaproteobacteria bacterium genome contains:
- a CDS encoding two-component sensor histidine kinase — encoded protein: MDSQCSRRGLLRKPVRSIRARLLLWLLLVLCVAGILAALIIYRTAYQEASEVFDYHLKQIALTLRDQPFEDQDILGTLEEEAEYDFTIQVWNENRTKLYSSHAERILPPQSKPGYSYVEQTEGTWRVFVLSQDGLSIQVAQPMGVRQKRAARLALNTVLPFLILLPVMGVLIWIIVSKGLSPLNVLAQDLKQRDHTSLAPLSEQELPDELQPLVSELNHLLGRLSHALEAQRAFTADAAHELRTPLTALQLQVQLAERAPDDVARGQAFEFLKSGLRRGIHLVNQLLTLARNEPGVYVRQGKPTDLGQLVRQAAVEHAGIAQKKSVDLGVVRADKVSVMGDTEALLAMIGNVVGNAVRYTPPGGRIDLSVMATEEGPRVEVTDSGPGIPEAERERVFDRFYRGESASVDGETGSGIGLAIVKNVAQRHGATVTLHEPATGSGLVVRIQFPKQ